From one Sorangium aterium genomic stretch:
- a CDS encoding STAS domain-containing protein, whose translation MSTSSELLDKRIRVVVEGMAIEWDLENGQCTWAGVPSVSMFLPSSVVGLMSGFQRMAGTERFNLAVESGGRLSIDDDWKYISGYPTFEEGFKALGLGAATAGWGVWHVLSLDRERKEARFRVVNGWESVYQKELDVCWGSSMIAGKLAGFCTRLFGEECDVEQTSFAARGDAHDEFTVRPSTTSLEDRLQSLLDEERATKTDLAIALHKLKREVEERARIAEELQRTEQELRDKLSLIERQQHELRALATPIIQVWDGVLTLPLIGTLDGVRAGVITEELLDAIVRTGSRYAILDMTGVDSIDGETADHVIRIIRAVELLGAKGVITGVRPAVAALITSLGLELSAVTTLRNLREGLRMCIQSLSDKAAGV comes from the coding sequence ATGAGCACAAGCTCTGAGCTTCTGGACAAGAGGATCCGCGTCGTCGTCGAGGGGATGGCGATCGAGTGGGATCTCGAGAACGGGCAGTGCACCTGGGCCGGCGTCCCTTCGGTGTCGATGTTCCTGCCGAGCAGCGTGGTTGGCCTGATGTCGGGCTTCCAGCGGATGGCGGGGACCGAGCGCTTCAACCTCGCCGTGGAGAGCGGGGGGCGGCTCAGCATCGATGACGACTGGAAATACATCTCGGGTTATCCGACGTTCGAGGAGGGCTTCAAGGCGCTCGGGCTCGGCGCGGCCACGGCGGGCTGGGGCGTGTGGCACGTGCTCTCCCTGGACCGGGAGCGGAAGGAGGCCCGCTTCCGCGTGGTGAACGGGTGGGAGTCGGTCTACCAGAAGGAGCTCGATGTCTGCTGGGGCAGCAGCATGATCGCGGGCAAGCTGGCCGGGTTCTGCACCCGGCTCTTCGGGGAGGAGTGCGACGTCGAGCAGACGTCGTTCGCCGCGCGGGGCGACGCCCACGACGAGTTCACGGTGCGCCCCTCCACGACAAGCCTGGAGGACCGGCTGCAGAGCCTGCTCGACGAGGAGCGGGCGACGAAGACGGATCTGGCCATCGCGCTGCACAAGCTGAAGCGCGAGGTCGAGGAGCGCGCCCGCATCGCCGAGGAGCTCCAGAGGACCGAGCAGGAGCTCCGCGACAAGCTGTCGTTGATCGAGCGGCAGCAGCACGAGCTCCGCGCGCTCGCCACCCCGATCATCCAGGTGTGGGACGGCGTGCTGACGCTCCCGTTGATCGGCACGCTCGACGGCGTGAGGGCCGGGGTGATCACCGAGGAGCTGCTCGACGCCATCGTCAGGACAGGCTCCCGCTATGCGATCCTCGACATGACCGGCGTGGACAGCATCGACGGCGAGACCGCCGATCACGTGATCCGGATCATCCGCGCGGTCGAGCTGCTCGGCGCCAAGGGGGTCATCACCGGCGTGCGCCCCGCCGTGGCCGCGCTGATCACGTCGCTCGGCCTGGAGCTGTCCGCCGTGACCACGCTGCGGAACCTCCGCGAGGGGCTGCGGATGTGCATCCAATCGCTCTCGGACAAGGCTGCAGGGGTGTGA
- a CDS encoding efflux RND transporter periplasmic adaptor subunit: MPGRVGIAVLLLLAALPGCGGKATDNAAAEKAGAKRSAASAVEGAMCKEHGVLEALCTKCNPKLVPVFQAKGDWCKEHQFPESICPICHPERGGKPAADVASDGAPADGTKVKFKTKDTARLAGILTAKAVERQGGGGIPVTARIVYDALKVAEINARAPGVVRQLHVDVGAEIKKGAPLAIIDSADVGADRSRLASAQSRLTIAEENLKREEQLEKEGISSRRSVLAAQQELDAARAERASFAASLAVVGASAGGGGGYTLTTPLAGVVTQRKATVGRLVGVEETLFEVVDVSSMWAELDVPETDLPAVSLKQPVVIEVDGIEGRELRGEITYVAPAIDPATRTAKARVPLANPGGALRANMFGRARILAPSRAAVVVPRAAVQRAKTVKLVFVRLAEDQFEARRVEIGATEGDLVEVTKGVRPGEEVATEGSFLLKTETLKESIGAGCCGED; the protein is encoded by the coding sequence GTGCCAGGCCGCGTTGGCATCGCGGTGCTCCTGCTCCTCGCCGCGCTCCCGGGCTGCGGAGGCAAGGCGACCGACAACGCCGCGGCGGAGAAGGCCGGGGCGAAGCGGAGCGCGGCGTCGGCCGTCGAGGGCGCCATGTGCAAGGAGCACGGCGTGCTGGAAGCCCTCTGCACGAAGTGCAATCCGAAGCTCGTCCCCGTCTTCCAGGCCAAGGGAGACTGGTGCAAGGAGCACCAGTTCCCGGAGTCCATCTGTCCCATCTGCCACCCCGAGCGCGGAGGCAAGCCGGCGGCCGACGTGGCGAGCGACGGCGCGCCGGCGGACGGGACGAAGGTCAAGTTCAAGACCAAGGACACGGCCCGGCTCGCCGGGATCCTCACCGCGAAGGCCGTCGAGCGTCAGGGCGGCGGCGGCATCCCCGTGACCGCCAGGATCGTCTACGACGCGCTCAAGGTGGCGGAGATCAACGCCCGCGCCCCGGGGGTCGTCCGGCAGCTTCACGTGGACGTGGGCGCGGAGATCAAGAAGGGCGCGCCGCTCGCGATCATCGACAGCGCCGACGTGGGCGCCGATCGCTCGCGGCTGGCCAGCGCGCAGTCGCGCCTCACGATCGCCGAGGAGAACCTGAAGCGCGAGGAGCAGCTCGAAAAGGAGGGGATCTCGTCGCGCCGGAGCGTGCTCGCCGCGCAGCAGGAGCTCGACGCCGCCCGCGCCGAGCGCGCCTCCTTCGCGGCCTCGCTGGCCGTCGTGGGCGCGAGCGCGGGCGGGGGCGGGGGCTACACGCTCACGACCCCGCTCGCCGGCGTCGTGACGCAGCGGAAGGCGACGGTGGGCAGGCTCGTCGGCGTCGAGGAGACCCTGTTCGAGGTGGTCGACGTCTCGAGCATGTGGGCCGAGCTCGACGTCCCCGAGACCGATCTACCGGCCGTCTCGCTGAAGCAGCCGGTGGTCATCGAGGTCGACGGCATCGAGGGGCGCGAGCTCAGAGGGGAGATCACGTACGTCGCGCCGGCCATCGATCCGGCCACGCGCACGGCCAAGGCGCGCGTCCCGCTCGCGAACCCGGGCGGCGCGCTGCGGGCCAACATGTTCGGCCGGGCGCGCATCCTCGCCCCATCCCGCGCGGCGGTCGTGGTGCCCCGCGCCGCGGTGCAGCGCGCGAAGACCGTGAAGCTCGTGTTCGTGCGGCTCGCGGAGGACCAGTTCGAGGCGCGGCGGGTCGAGATCGGGGCGACCGAGGGCGACCTGGTCGAGGTGACCAAGGGCGTGCGCCCGGGCGAGGAGGTCGCGACCGAGGGGAGCTTCCTGCTCAAGACCGAGACGCTCAAGGAGAGCATCGGCGCAGGCTGCTGCGGCGAGGACTGA
- a CDS encoding efflux RND transporter permease subunit: MLNAVITWSLRHRFLVILASIGLSLAGILAFRRLPIDAFPDTTPVQVQINTVAPALSPVEIERQITAPVEQAISGLPRLEEVRSLSRFGLSQVTARFEDDTDIYLARQVVMERLQTVTLPPGIHRPELGPVATGLGEVFHYVVTGKGKSLSELRTVHDWVIAPQLRSVRGVAEVNAWGGDERQIQVLVDPAELTARGLSLHDLSDALERNNANVGGGNLDQAGESSLIQGIGIATRVSDIEDIVVAAKGGAPIRVRDVARVVEGREIRRGAVTADGQGEVVLGLGFMLMGENSHEVTTRLKARLEEVKKSLPRGVDVAVVYDRTELIDKVLGTVEKNLLEGALLVVAVLFAFLGNLRAGLIVASAIPLSMLFAFDLMLRAGVAGSLMSLGAIDFGLVVDSSVIMVENSVRRLSEDTSDRSTTDVVRDASIEVRKPTMFGELIIMIVYLPILALEGAEGKLFRPMALTVIFALIGSMILSLTLMPALASLLLPRRMKERENVLVRLLKRAYRPALQLALRWRWAVLAGAALLLGNAAFLATRLGAEFVPRLREGTIVANTVRLSGVSAGESIRYGTQLERVLLDRFPDEIERVWTRTGTAEVATDPMGLELSDMFITLKPREAWKRAATQDELVQAMESELSGMPGMRVIYTQPIEMRVNEMVAGIRADLGVKLFGDDFDTLKQKAREIEAALKKIPGAADVVTEQVTGQPVLEIEVDRAAIARHGIAAADVLDVVEALGAREVGQLQEGERRFPVVLRIDDRYREDPASIGRILVTAAGGERIPLARLAKIRTTEGPAAINREWAKRRIVVQANVRGRDVGTFVEEARARLDEVELPPGYYVRFGGQFEHLERAQARLLVVVPIALGLILLLLYFTYGRLLDAVRVFTGVPFAAIGGVVALWLRDLPFSISAGVGFVALSGVAVLGDMVLVSTIRQLTAAGMPVRDAIELAAERRLRPVLMTALVASLGFVPMALNTGVGAEVQRPLATVVIGGVISSTLLTLLVLPALYSVVGGRLRADAAGETGASESPRPAGPALSPAAE, from the coding sequence ATGCTGAACGCCGTCATCACCTGGTCGCTCCGCCACCGGTTCCTCGTGATCCTTGCCTCGATCGGCCTCTCCCTGGCGGGCATCCTCGCCTTCCGCCGCCTGCCGATCGACGCCTTCCCGGACACGACGCCTGTGCAGGTGCAGATCAACACCGTCGCGCCTGCCCTCTCCCCCGTCGAGATCGAGCGCCAGATCACCGCCCCCGTCGAGCAGGCGATCTCGGGCCTGCCCAGGCTCGAGGAGGTCCGCTCGCTCTCCCGCTTCGGCCTCTCCCAGGTCACCGCCCGCTTCGAGGACGACACGGACATCTACCTGGCCCGCCAGGTCGTCATGGAGCGGCTCCAGACCGTGACGCTGCCGCCGGGGATCCATCGCCCTGAGCTCGGCCCGGTCGCCACAGGGCTCGGCGAGGTGTTCCACTACGTGGTCACGGGCAAGGGCAAGTCGCTGAGCGAGCTGCGGACGGTCCACGACTGGGTCATCGCGCCGCAGCTCCGCTCGGTGCGAGGCGTGGCCGAGGTCAATGCGTGGGGCGGCGATGAGCGGCAGATCCAGGTGCTCGTCGACCCGGCGGAGCTCACAGCGCGGGGGCTCTCGCTCCACGACCTCTCCGACGCCCTGGAGCGCAACAACGCCAACGTGGGCGGGGGCAACCTGGACCAGGCCGGCGAATCCAGCCTGATCCAGGGCATCGGCATCGCCACGCGCGTGAGCGACATCGAGGACATCGTGGTCGCCGCCAAGGGCGGGGCGCCCATCCGCGTGCGCGACGTCGCCCGGGTGGTCGAGGGGCGCGAGATCCGGCGGGGCGCGGTCACCGCCGACGGCCAGGGCGAGGTCGTGCTCGGCCTCGGCTTCATGCTGATGGGCGAGAACAGCCACGAGGTCACGACGCGGCTCAAGGCGCGCCTGGAGGAGGTCAAGAAGAGCCTCCCGAGAGGCGTCGACGTCGCCGTCGTCTACGACCGCACCGAGCTCATCGACAAGGTGCTCGGCACCGTCGAGAAGAACCTGCTCGAGGGCGCGCTCCTCGTCGTCGCGGTGCTCTTCGCCTTCCTCGGCAACCTCCGCGCCGGGCTCATCGTGGCCTCGGCCATCCCGCTGTCGATGCTCTTCGCCTTCGATCTGATGCTGCGCGCGGGCGTCGCGGGCAGCCTCATGAGCCTCGGCGCGATCGACTTCGGCCTCGTCGTCGACAGCTCGGTGATCATGGTCGAGAACTCGGTCCGGCGGCTCTCGGAGGATACGAGCGACCGGAGCACGACCGACGTCGTGCGCGACGCCTCGATCGAGGTGCGCAAGCCGACGATGTTCGGCGAGCTGATCATCATGATCGTCTACCTGCCGATCCTCGCGCTCGAGGGGGCGGAGGGGAAGCTGTTCCGGCCGATGGCGCTCACCGTCATCTTCGCGCTCATCGGCTCGATGATCCTGTCGCTCACGCTCATGCCGGCGCTCGCGAGCCTGCTCTTGCCGCGGCGCATGAAGGAGCGCGAGAACGTGCTCGTCCGCCTCCTCAAGCGGGCCTACCGGCCCGCGCTGCAGCTCGCGCTGCGGTGGCGCTGGGCGGTGCTCGCCGGGGCCGCGCTGCTCCTCGGCAATGCGGCCTTCCTCGCGACGCGGCTCGGCGCCGAGTTCGTGCCGCGGCTCCGTGAGGGGACGATCGTCGCCAACACCGTGCGGCTCTCGGGGGTCTCGGCGGGCGAGTCGATCCGCTACGGCACCCAGCTCGAGCGGGTCCTCCTCGACAGGTTTCCGGACGAGATCGAGCGCGTCTGGACGCGCACGGGCACGGCGGAGGTGGCGACGGACCCGATGGGGCTCGAGCTGTCCGACATGTTCATCACGCTCAAGCCGCGAGAGGCATGGAAGCGCGCCGCCACGCAGGACGAGCTCGTCCAGGCGATGGAGTCGGAGCTCTCGGGGATGCCGGGCATGCGCGTCATCTACACGCAGCCGATCGAGATGCGGGTCAACGAGATGGTCGCGGGGATCCGGGCCGATCTGGGGGTGAAGCTGTTCGGCGACGACTTCGACACGCTCAAGCAGAAGGCGCGCGAGATCGAGGCGGCCCTCAAGAAGATCCCCGGCGCCGCGGACGTGGTGACCGAGCAGGTGACAGGCCAGCCCGTGCTCGAGATCGAGGTCGACCGCGCCGCCATCGCCCGCCACGGCATCGCGGCCGCCGACGTCCTGGATGTCGTCGAGGCCCTCGGCGCGCGGGAGGTGGGGCAGCTCCAAGAGGGCGAGCGCCGCTTCCCCGTGGTGCTGCGCATCGACGATCGCTACCGGGAGGACCCGGCCTCCATCGGCCGCATCCTGGTCACCGCGGCCGGCGGTGAGCGCATCCCGCTCGCACGGCTCGCGAAGATCCGCACGACCGAGGGGCCGGCCGCGATCAACCGCGAGTGGGCCAAGCGCCGGATCGTCGTGCAGGCGAACGTCCGGGGCCGCGACGTGGGCACCTTCGTCGAGGAGGCGAGGGCGAGGCTCGATGAGGTCGAGCTCCCGCCCGGCTACTACGTCCGCTTCGGCGGGCAGTTCGAGCACCTCGAGCGGGCGCAGGCGCGCCTGCTCGTCGTCGTGCCCATCGCGCTCGGGCTGATCCTGCTGCTGCTCTACTTCACGTACGGGCGGCTCCTGGATGCGGTCCGCGTCTTCACAGGCGTCCCGTTCGCCGCGATCGGCGGCGTCGTCGCGCTCTGGCTTCGCGACCTGCCGTTCAGCATCTCCGCGGGCGTCGGGTTCGTGGCGCTCTCAGGCGTCGCGGTGCTCGGGGACATGGTGCTCGTCTCGACCATCCGGCAGCTCACGGCGGCCGGGATGCCGGTGCGGGATGCCATCGAGCTCGCGGCCGAGCGGCGCCTCCGCCCGGTCCTCATGACGGCGCTGGTCGCCTCCCTGGGCTTCGTGCCGATGGCGCTGAACACGGGCGTCGGCGCCGAGGTCCAGCGCCCGCTCGCGACCGTCGTGATCGGCGGCGTGATCTCCTCCACGCTGCTCACGCTGCTCGTCCTGCCGGCGCTCTACAGCGTGGTCGGCGGGAGGCTCCGCGCGGACGCCGCCGGCGAGACGGGCGCCTCCGAGTCTCCGCGGCCCGCTGGCCCGGCCCTATCGCCTGCGGCGGAGTAG
- a CDS encoding TlpA disulfide reductase family protein produces MRARSRLRAIAAAAGVLVLVQALAAGLYWAVERRRGAERPGRPFAHERLHDGQRMPDATFEQPDGTLLDAAALRGRPVLLHFWATWCAPCRAELPRLLELGRQLEKAGRLQLVAVSVDENWDVVRAFFGGEVPPGVVRAGSAAVQRRFGVSMLPDTFLVEADGRMSLRFTGARDWRAPEATTLLLGQERPAP; encoded by the coding sequence ATGCGCGCGCGCTCCCGCCTCCGCGCGATCGCCGCCGCCGCGGGCGTCCTGGTCCTCGTCCAGGCGCTTGCGGCGGGGCTCTACTGGGCCGTGGAGCGTCGCCGCGGCGCCGAGCGGCCGGGTCGCCCTTTCGCGCACGAGCGGCTCCACGACGGCCAGCGCATGCCGGACGCCACCTTCGAGCAGCCGGACGGGACCTTGCTCGACGCGGCCGCCTTGCGCGGCCGGCCGGTGCTGCTCCACTTCTGGGCCACGTGGTGCGCCCCCTGCCGCGCCGAGCTCCCGCGCTTGCTGGAGCTCGGCCGGCAGCTGGAGAAGGCCGGGAGGCTCCAGCTCGTGGCCGTGAGCGTCGACGAGAACTGGGACGTCGTGCGCGCCTTCTTCGGGGGCGAGGTCCCTCCCGGCGTCGTGCGGGCCGGATCTGCTGCGGTGCAGCGGCGGTTCGGGGTCTCGATGTTGCCCGACACCTTCCTGGTGGAGGCGGACGGCCGGATGTCCCTCCGCTTCACGGGCGCGAGGGACTGGCGTGCGCCCGAAGCGACGACGCTGCTCCTTGGACAGGAGCGGCCAGCGCCCTGA
- a CDS encoding MBL fold metallo-hydrolase yields MNDSRRRKGLRLERARASAQFKDGKFENPSGAGPTMTKGSTLPVLGEFFFRRGRREPPAPLPVVRPHETWARQSDTGLRVTWLGHSTVLLELDGRRVLTDPVFGERASPVSFAGPLRFHPVPAALDELPPLDAVLLSHDHFDHLCAPTIEALARTRVPIVTPLGVGALLEALGVDPARITELDWHERAEIGGVRFTATPSQHFSGRGPTSRNATLWASWVIETERRKVFFSGDTGLFPGFEDIGKQHGPFDLVMLEVGAYHPAWGTIHLGPENALTALEMLGGGTLLPVHWGTFNLALHDWDEPAETLLSLATERGARVVTPQIGAAFEPERVGAPTPWWRSVASPR; encoded by the coding sequence ATGAACGATTCACGGCGTCGCAAAGGGCTGCGGCTCGAGCGGGCGCGCGCTTCAGCTCAGTTCAAGGACGGCAAGTTCGAGAACCCTTCGGGCGCCGGCCCCACCATGACCAAGGGCTCGACGCTTCCCGTGCTCGGCGAGTTCTTCTTCCGCCGCGGCCGGCGGGAGCCGCCCGCGCCGCTGCCCGTCGTGAGACCCCACGAGACCTGGGCCCGGCAGAGCGACACCGGCCTGCGGGTCACCTGGCTCGGCCACAGCACCGTCCTCCTCGAGCTCGATGGCCGCCGGGTCCTCACCGATCCGGTGTTCGGCGAGCGCGCCTCGCCGGTCTCCTTTGCCGGCCCGCTGCGCTTCCACCCGGTCCCGGCCGCGCTCGACGAGCTGCCGCCGCTCGACGCGGTCCTGCTCTCCCACGACCACTTCGATCACCTCTGCGCTCCGACGATCGAGGCGCTGGCCCGCACGCGCGTCCCCATCGTCACGCCCCTCGGCGTGGGCGCGCTCCTCGAGGCGCTCGGCGTCGACCCGGCGCGGATCACCGAGCTCGACTGGCACGAGCGCGCGGAGATCGGCGGCGTCCGCTTCACCGCGACGCCCTCTCAGCACTTCTCGGGCCGCGGGCCGACCAGCCGCAACGCGACGCTCTGGGCTTCATGGGTCATCGAGACGGAGCGGCGCAAGGTCTTCTTCTCCGGCGACACCGGGCTGTTCCCCGGGTTCGAGGACATCGGCAAGCAACACGGCCCCTTCGACCTGGTGATGCTCGAGGTCGGCGCGTATCACCCTGCGTGGGGGACCATCCACCTCGGCCCCGAGAACGCGCTGACCGCGCTCGAGATGCTCGGCGGCGGCACGCTCCTGCCCGTCCACTGGGGCACCTTCAACCTCGCCCTCCACGACTGGGACGAGCCGGCGGAGACGCTGCTCTCCCTGGCCACCGAGCGCGGCGCGCGCGTCGTGACCCCCCAGATCGGCGCGGCGTTCGAGCCCGAGCGCGTCGGCGCGCCGACCCCGTGGTGGCGATCGGTCGCCAGCCCGCGGTGA
- a CDS encoding RICIN domain-containing protein, with translation MRFASRSALLASATSLLAVSCIAGLDDTGSEEGDALGESLTIDPNAVYTLVGVQSNKCVEIRGGSTASSAAAQIATCNGSTRQQFRAESAGGGYFRLKNVNSGLCLGINGGSTANGATVVQSSCGNATSQQFSFVDVGNNAQRITARNSNKALDVVGRSTADGAGLQQYSWANGDNQKFTFKVVGGSSSSSSSTTSSSSSSASTGVRGSGGAGGAGGAGGSTSSSSSTSSSSSTSSSSASTGVGGSGGAGGSGGAGGSGGSGGAGGGDADTGVNPASGCTLGYSQIPDGKGGKNVEAVCLPKEMNFNMAASLEAFKTTVYPLLTANCSGCHSSTGKAQAPMHSDVDPALAHEYALTRVNFKKPADSKLVVRMGIDRHNCFGTSCKDANTQMLNAVTAWANAVAPTLPATPRPVAAGEKVTEDQVKAWIATDKATVAAADAEFIKYASLHELHNAGVSAEELNVARVGLSKALNSTARWAPTIVNPVDINGKGMVYRFDTRNYWGYNKGVTKLHFGGSDDDVFFGRTSVNYLGEPVGSDVTFRERYRYTSTVQVDPSFARLVWGRVLAGNVEGATDSQVLPPNVNGFKTDYIEASQLVYTLTRPDVYNSIMAIPWYAQDLEAELGVNHDAGVKSYEYMLTKQAITVDSRMYFRAKTKSGGYYWKTWDVFSGQLDAGVNTIEQAYEVGQIRFPFWAHPIPKFISGAGGSANNFSFIATLAQPNGTEPAGCEGQPSYAGGSYLNCRYYTGTDGLQQSAEEVIWDLPNGLQGYSLWGGINQRRVDAFVNIVRDPRLQKTASDAQINSNVGFATQDRRLNTGSSCIGCHADGMNRGNNDLRDWLDAGGSRLPKGEHGVDGWINDAATVAQVKELYPPSTVMRPRMEDDRKVFLTAMGKIKRGMALGADKNVYVEPTIWTIEWAQNFYKYPLSRSN, from the coding sequence ATGAGATTCGCATCAAGGAGCGCCTTGCTTGCCTCCGCGACGAGCCTTCTCGCCGTCTCATGCATCGCTGGTCTGGACGACACCGGCAGCGAGGAAGGCGACGCGCTCGGGGAGAGCCTTACGATCGATCCGAACGCGGTCTACACGCTCGTCGGCGTGCAGAGCAACAAGTGCGTCGAGATACGCGGGGGCAGCACGGCGAGCTCGGCAGCTGCGCAGATCGCGACGTGCAATGGCTCCACGCGACAGCAGTTCCGGGCGGAGTCCGCGGGGGGCGGATACTTCCGGCTGAAGAACGTGAACAGCGGTCTCTGCCTCGGGATCAACGGTGGATCGACGGCGAACGGTGCCACCGTCGTCCAATCCAGCTGCGGCAACGCCACGAGCCAGCAATTCTCGTTCGTGGATGTCGGCAACAACGCCCAGCGGATCACGGCCCGAAACAGCAACAAGGCGCTCGACGTCGTCGGGCGGTCGACCGCAGATGGCGCCGGCCTCCAGCAGTACAGCTGGGCGAACGGCGACAACCAGAAGTTCACGTTCAAGGTCGTGGGGGGCAGCTCAAGCAGCTCGAGCAGCACCACGAGCAGCAGCTCGAGCAGCGCGAGCACCGGCGTCCGTGGTTCGGGCGGCGCGGGCGGCGCTGGTGGCGCTGGCGGCTCGACCAGCTCAAGCAGCTCGACCAGCTCAAGCAGCTCGACCAGCTCAAGCAGCGCGAGCACCGGCGTCGGTGGCTCGGGCGGTGCGGGCGGCTCCGGCGGTGCTGGCGGCTCGGGCGGCTCCGGTGGCGCTGGCGGCGGCGACGCCGACACGGGGGTCAACCCGGCGTCGGGCTGCACGCTCGGCTATAGCCAGATCCCGGACGGGAAGGGCGGCAAGAACGTCGAGGCCGTCTGTCTTCCGAAGGAGATGAACTTCAACATGGCCGCGTCGCTGGAGGCCTTCAAGACGACGGTCTACCCGCTCTTGACCGCCAACTGCTCCGGCTGCCACAGCTCGACCGGCAAGGCCCAGGCGCCCATGCACTCCGACGTCGATCCGGCGCTGGCCCACGAGTACGCGCTCACGCGCGTCAACTTCAAGAAGCCGGCGGACTCCAAGCTCGTCGTCCGGATGGGCATCGATCGGCACAACTGCTTCGGAACGAGCTGCAAGGACGCAAACACGCAGATGCTCAACGCCGTCACGGCGTGGGCGAACGCCGTCGCGCCGACCCTGCCGGCCACCCCGCGCCCCGTCGCGGCCGGCGAGAAGGTCACCGAGGACCAGGTCAAGGCGTGGATCGCGACGGACAAGGCCACCGTCGCCGCGGCGGACGCGGAGTTCATCAAGTACGCCTCGCTGCACGAGCTCCACAACGCGGGAGTCAGCGCAGAGGAGCTCAACGTGGCCCGCGTGGGTCTGTCGAAGGCCCTGAACTCGACCGCGCGCTGGGCCCCCACGATCGTCAATCCGGTGGACATCAACGGCAAGGGCATGGTCTACCGCTTCGATACCCGCAACTACTGGGGCTACAACAAGGGGGTCACGAAGCTCCACTTCGGCGGATCGGACGACGACGTCTTCTTCGGGAGGACCTCCGTCAACTACCTGGGTGAGCCCGTCGGCTCCGACGTCACGTTCAGGGAGCGCTACAGGTACACCTCGACGGTCCAGGTGGATCCGAGCTTCGCCAGGCTCGTCTGGGGGCGCGTGCTCGCCGGCAATGTGGAGGGCGCCACGGACAGCCAGGTGCTCCCGCCCAACGTCAACGGCTTCAAGACCGATTACATCGAGGCGAGTCAGCTCGTCTACACGCTGACGCGCCCGGACGTCTACAACTCCATCATGGCGATCCCCTGGTACGCGCAGGATCTCGAGGCCGAGCTCGGCGTCAACCACGACGCGGGGGTGAAGTCGTACGAGTACATGCTCACGAAGCAGGCCATCACCGTCGATTCCCGCATGTACTTCAGGGCCAAGACGAAGAGCGGCGGGTACTACTGGAAGACGTGGGACGTCTTCAGCGGGCAGCTCGACGCCGGCGTGAACACCATCGAGCAGGCGTACGAGGTGGGCCAGATCCGGTTCCCCTTCTGGGCGCACCCGATCCCCAAGTTCATCAGCGGCGCCGGCGGCTCGGCGAACAACTTCAGCTTCATCGCGACGCTGGCTCAGCCGAACGGCACGGAGCCGGCGGGGTGCGAAGGGCAGCCGAGCTACGCCGGCGGCAGTTACCTGAACTGCCGCTACTACACCGGGACCGACGGTCTCCAGCAGTCGGCGGAGGAGGTGATCTGGGATCTGCCGAACGGCCTGCAGGGGTACTCCCTCTGGGGCGGCATCAACCAGCGCCGCGTCGACGCCTTCGTCAACATCGTGCGTGATCCGCGCCTCCAGAAGACTGCATCGGACGCGCAGATCAACAGCAACGTGGGCTTCGCCACCCAGGACCGCCGCCTGAACACCGGCAGCTCCTGCATCGGTTGCCATGCCGACGGCATGAACCGAGGCAACAACGATCTGCGCGACTGGCTCGACGCCGGCGGCTCCCGCCTCCCGAAGGGCGAGCACGGGGTCGACGGGTGGATCAACGACGCGGCGACGGTGGCTCAGGTCAAAGAGCTCTATCCGCCGTCGACCGTGATGCGGCCGCGCATGGAGGACGATCGCAAGGTCTTCCTGACGGCGATGGGGAAGATCAAGCGGGGGATGGCCCTCGGCGCGGACAAGAACGTGTACGTGGAGCCGACGATCTGGACCATCGAGTGGGCGCAGAACTTCTACAAGTACCCGCTGAGCCGCTCGAACTAG